The genomic DNA CCGCGGCGATCGTCAGCAGCACGCGCAGATCGAGGGCTTGGCGAGCCTCGGTGCCTGTGAGACACCCCGTCGCCAGCATGGCTCCCGCGGTCAGCAACGCGGCGACCACAAGCGGCAGCAGACCCATCGTGTTGCTGGCTACCAGCGCCACCAGCAGCGCGATGGCCCACCACGCGCGATCGTGGCGCAGGGGGGTGCTTCCGGCCACCTCGGCCACGAGCGCAAAAGCCGTGTCGTCGCGAAAGGTCTCGACAAAGGATGGATGGGTCTCGAGCAACAGCGTGTCGCCAGCCTGCAGCACGATGTCGCCGATCTTCGAGGCGATGCGCTCCCCCTGGCGATGGACCGCGACGATTGCCGCGCTGTAGCGGGTGCGGAACCCGGCCGCGCGTACGCTCTGGTTGACGAGCGAGGAAGCGGGAGCCACCACCGCCTCCACCAGACGCCGGGTTGGCCGCGGATCGCTGAGCTTGTGCGCAGCTTGCTCGTCGAGCACCAGGCCACGCACCTTTCGAAGGTCGACCACGCTGTCGATCACGCCCGTGAACAGCAGCCGGTCACCCTGGTGCAAGCGCACTTCCGGGCCGGGCGCTGGCCTGAGCTCTCCGTCGCTGCGCTCGATCTCCACCAGGAACAGGCCGGGCAGATGCCTGAGCCCGGCGCCTTCGATGGTTCGGCCGATCACCGGCGAGCCTGGCTCGATCCGCATCGCGACCGTGTATTCGCGGGCGTCTTCGAGCTTGTGGCGCGCGGTTTCGCGGGCAGGCAGCCATGCGCGCGAGGCGACTAGCACGTACAGCACGGCCGCCACGCACACGGGCAGGCCCAGCGCCGAAATCTCGAACATGCCTACGTGCATTTCGGGATAGCGCGCCCGGGTGAGCCCGTACACGATCAGGTTGGTTGCCGTGCCGATCAGCGTACAGGAGCCGCCGACGATCGCGGCGTAGCTCAAAGGTATGAGAAGCTTGCTCGGGCTCTGACCGATGCGCCTGGACCAGTCCAGCACGATAGGCACCATCATGGCGACCACCGGGGTATTGTTGAGAAAGGCACTGACGCCGCAGACCGGAAGCATCATCCGAAGCTGCGCGTCGAGCAGCGATCGGGGTCTGCCCAATAGCCCGCGCACCACGAGCTCGAGAGCGCCTGTCTCGCGCATGCCTGCCGCCACCACCAGCAGCACCGCGATGCTGAGCATGCCTTGATTCGAAAAACCCGCAAAGGCTTCCGCGGGGGTGACGATTCCGAGAGCAAGCAAGGTGGCCAGGCCCGCCATCAGAACGAGATCCGGCCCCGCGAGGTTGCGGACCATGGCCACCATCATGGCCACGATCAGTCCGAGGGTAGTCCAGGCTTCCCAGTTCATGGACGCCGCATAGTACGACGCGAGCCGTCATGCCCTCCAAATTCCATAGCTGACCTGCCGCCGACCACGCCTGCTTTCGAGACGTCCTTTGCCCAGCGCGCGCAACGTGCGATAGTTTGTCGCCACGGCTGGATGGGTAAGCATCCGCCGACCATGCTGACTGGTGCCCGGCCGGAAACTCCGGACCGAGCATGGCGCAGCGCCGCGGAGTCGGATGGCGTGTTGGCGAACCGAGGAAATGCAGCGCATTTTCGAGCGGGAGCTGGCGCGGCAAACGGCTTCGCGCCGCAAGCCAGGCGACGGGAGCGAGTTTTGGACCGGGCACTGACTAGGTGCGCACATGAATCGTCTTCGCTTGCTTGTTCCGGAAGCGCCGAATCCCAGGTTGACGGCATCCTGCCCGCGTATCTGGGCTGCCGCTGTCGTTGGCCTGGCGTGCGTATCTTGCACGCTGCTAGTCGACCCGGACAAGAGCCTCATTGCACCCCACCACGTGCCCGGGGTGCCTACCGGCAGTGCCGGCGGGCTGCCCCCGGGTCCGCCGTCCTTCCAACCTGCCAACGTTCCGCCCGCCACCTGGCCCCTGGTGGCGCCGATGATCGTGGTTGCCGACGCCCAGGGTTTCGATACGTCGACGTGTGCGCTTCCGGGTGGTGCGTCGCACATCGTCGCGCGAGGCACGGGCGCGCCCGATCTGTGCGTGGTTTTGGCCCATGGCTTGGAGATTACGGACACGGGACGTCTGAACGTAATTGGCTCGCGACCGCTCGTGCTGCTCGTAACCGGGCCTGTGACGATCGACGGTGTGCTGGATGCGGGCGCGAAGGGACCGGCGCCGGGGCCCGGCGGGCAGCTCGGGGGTCGCGGTAACCAGGCTGCTGCCGGCCGCGCCCCCGGGAAGGTCGGCCAGCACGGTGCTGAAATGGGCGAGAGCGGCGGGGGTGGCGGCGGTGCGTTGTGCGGGCGCGGCGGGGCCGGCGGAAAGGCTGGCGCCCTGGCTGGCGGCGCTTCGGCGGAGGCTACCCCAGACACCTGGATGCTCGACCCGCTTACCGGTGGCAGCGGCGGAGGCAGCGGCGGCGGACCTGTTGGCGGCGGCGGCGGCGGTGGCGGCGGAGCGCTGCAGATCAGCTCCCTGACCAGGATCAGCATCAACGGCGAGATCCTCGTGGGGGGCGGCGGAGGAGGCGGCGGCGCTGGCATGGGAGAATCGCTCGGGGGTGGCGGCGGTGGCGGCAGCGGTGGCGCGTTGCTCCTGGAGGCGCCCGTGGTCGAGGTTGGCGACAAGGCACGTCTCGTGGCCGGTGGAGGCGGCGGCGGCGCAGGCAACAGCGGCGCCACCAGTCACGGAAGCGACGCGGGCAACTCCCTGTCCGCGGCGTCCGGAGGCAGCAAGGGTGTCCGTGGTGCCGACTCGGGCGCAGGGAGCTCGCCGGACGGCAAAGCTGGCAGCGGCGCGCATGCTACCCAGGGTGGCGGCGGTGGCGGCGGCGGCGGTGGCGGCGGCTGCATTCTCGTGCGCGCGGGCAATGCCGACAAGCTCGCTTCCGGCCGCTTCAGCCCCAGCAAGGCACCGGCCCTCCGCGGCGTCGCGTTGATGCAAATGGGCGCGATGCAGATGGGCGCGAACTGACATCCATCCACGACAATCCACGACAGCGACGTTGCGTCGCCGTAACCGTTCGCGAGGTGACCACGCTTGCACGTCGGCTTCCCAGGCGGTCTTCTGGGCGGCCTTCGTCCTCGGCCTCGCCCTGCGAAGTACACGAGAGTACTCCTCGGGCGATGCCTGCGGGCGCGCTCGCCCAGAAAACCGCCTGAAAACCCGACGGACTCGGGCCTGAACAGTTACGCGCCGCCTACTTTGAGCCGCCGCCGAAAGCGAGGGACACG from Pseudomonadota bacterium includes the following:
- a CDS encoding SLC13 family permease, which translates into the protein MNWEAWTTLGLIVAMMVAMVRNLAGPDLVLMAGLATLLALGIVTPAEAFAGFSNQGMLSIAVLLVVAAGMRETGALELVVRGLLGRPRSLLDAQLRMMLPVCGVSAFLNNTPVVAMMVPIVLDWSRRIGQSPSKLLIPLSYAAIVGGSCTLIGTATNLIVYGLTRARYPEMHVGMFEISALGLPVCVAAVLYVLVASRAWLPARETARHKLEDAREYTVAMRIEPGSPVIGRTIEGAGLRHLPGLFLVEIERSDGELRPAPGPEVRLHQGDRLLFTGVIDSVVDLRKVRGLVLDEQAAHKLSDPRPTRRLVEAVVAPASSLVNQSVRAAGFRTRYSAAIVAVHRQGERIASKIGDIVLQAGDTLLLETHPSFVETFRDDTAFALVAEVAGSTPLRHDRAWWAIALLVALVASNTMGLLPLVVAALLTAGAMLATGCLTGTEARQALDLRVLLTIAAALGVGAALEASGAAGQVAQIVVGAAAPFGPIGLVAAVYIVTVLLNAVATTQAAAVLMFPVVVAAVDSLQLDFRPFMFTLMLASSASFMTPIGYPTNLMVYGPGHYRFSDFTRFGGPLQVLAAAVTVTMAWLLWL